A single window of Deltaproteobacteria bacterium DNA harbors:
- a CDS encoding 4Fe-4S binding protein: MPRVDFFDERCKGCGLCVETCPKDCLVISKRFNRQGYAVAECEAPERCTGCALCAEMCPDVVIEVWK, translated from the coding sequence ATGCCAAGAGTGGATTTTTTCGACGAACGGTGCAAGGGATGCGGTCTCTGTGTGGAAACGTGTCCCAAGGACTGTCTGGTCATCTCGAAACGTTTTAACCGACAAGGATACGCCGTTGCCGAATGCGAGGCGCCGGAACGCTGCACTGGTTGTGCGCTTTGCGCGGAGATGTGCCCCGATGTCGTCATCGAGGTTTGGAAATAG
- the fabD gene encoding ACP S-malonyltransferase, with protein sequence MSKTAFLFPGQGSQYVGMGSDLYEHSPLAREVFERAEEVTRKPIKKLCFSGPMEDLTRTVNLQPAITAVNLSLVRILKEEHGIEAEYAAGHSLGEYSALFAAGVLGIDDTLRLVDARGELMDEAARKQEGAMVAVLGLSANRVADILKRFQNQGVVGIANHNTPEQIVISGEKALVDRAAGAVQEEGGKAVPLQVSGAWHSALMEQARVRFAGRVREIEFLEAGLPVLFNVTAEAQRDPEKIKDLMIRQITEPVLWHPAIERMVREGVDRFVEVGPKKVLSNMLKRILPKSAPYSAYQVEDVEGLRLLVAQLQS encoded by the coding sequence ATGTCAAAAACCGCTTTCTTGTTTCCGGGACAGGGATCCCAGTATGTCGGTATGGGAAGCGACCTGTACGAGCATAGTCCCCTTGCGCGGGAAGTGTTCGAGCGGGCCGAGGAAGTTACCCGAAAGCCCATAAAGAAACTGTGCTTCAGCGGTCCGATGGAGGATCTCACCAGGACGGTCAATCTCCAGCCCGCCATAACGGCTGTCAATCTATCTCTGGTCCGCATCCTGAAAGAGGAACACGGGATTGAAGCGGAGTATGCCGCGGGACACAGCCTGGGAGAGTATTCGGCTCTGTTTGCGGCAGGGGTGCTCGGCATCGACGATACGTTGCGGCTCGTGGATGCGAGGGGGGAGCTGATGGATGAGGCGGCCCGCAAACAGGAAGGGGCCATGGTCGCTGTGCTGGGACTGTCCGCGAACCGTGTGGCCGACATCTTGAAGCGGTTTCAAAACCAGGGTGTCGTCGGCATCGCGAACCACAACACCCCCGAGCAGATTGTCATATCCGGAGAGAAAGCGCTCGTCGATCGAGCGGCCGGCGCCGTACAGGAGGAGGGGGGAAAAGCGGTCCCCTTGCAGGTCAGTGGAGCGTGGCACAGTGCGCTCATGGAACAAGCGCGCGTTCGATTCGCAGGCCGGGTCCGGGAAATCGAATTCCTGGAGGCCGGCCTCCCGGTGCTGTTCAATGTGACGGCCGAAGCGCAACGAGATCCGGAGAAGATCAAGGATCTGATGATCCGTCAGATTACTGAACCGGTGCTGTGGCACCCGGCCATCGAGCGGATGGTTCGGGAAGGAGTGGACCGGTTCGTTGAGGTGGGGCCGAAAAAGGTGCTGTCGAACATGCTCAAGAGAATTTTGCCAAAATCGGCTCCCTATTCGGCTTACCAGGTGGAAGACGTAGAGGGACTCAGGCTCCTGGTCGCTCAGTTGCAGTCTTAG
- a CDS encoding PAS domain S-box protein, with amino-acid sequence MEEAAYRHIFQRYPDAVFILDARFRILEVNPCACDTLGFSREELLSFHFMGLLADAPLDAAFLVSIERDGLREMETALKTREGKLLHVLLKIRTFTDGLNERVLLVGQDISKVRTMEALLRREADVSSSITETANALMMALDPEGKLIFFNRAAEEITGYNRVEAAGKGWLETFVPESERKRVSANVSLEDHSNRMGTFQSLLMTRAGGERFISWNSSVLEDASGRPWGILLIGLDLTDQRVLEEHLFQAEKLSSIGQLVAGVAHELNNPLTSILGFAEHLQEQPALPDQAVRPLQIICEEARRSAELVKRLLTFARQHKTERESCNLNAIVNTILDIQRYQFKKSGLVLLRELDPGLPPIHADPVQIQQVIVNLVSNALEALRDAEMADRPGIVTVRTRTSEEYVILEVEDNGPGIPEEHRRKLFDPFFTTKPPGKGTGLGLSISYGIVKEHGGNIHCRNLPGAGVRFVVELPRETSPFKEREESRTDDQALIVTDDTLLSDRVRDVLKEESITLHGVGSVSAALTYLKLNPVHLLIVDNKIQGGEGLRIYDRILASYPKFRNRTLFLANGLQEDRHKKVEPEEGVLLASPFQRVELKRALRELCGRFEDTRDEPQNTGD; translated from the coding sequence TTGGAAGAGGCTGCCTACCGACATATCTTTCAGCGTTATCCCGACGCTGTTTTCATCCTGGATGCCCGGTTCCGCATTCTGGAAGTGAACCCATGCGCCTGCGATACGCTGGGTTTTTCACGTGAGGAACTGCTGAGTTTCCATTTCATGGGCCTGCTGGCCGATGCGCCCCTGGATGCGGCGTTTCTCGTTTCCATCGAGAGAGACGGCCTCCGGGAAATGGAAACCGCTCTAAAGACCCGAGAAGGAAAGCTCCTGCATGTGCTCCTGAAGATCCGCACGTTCACGGACGGGCTCAACGAGCGCGTTCTTCTGGTCGGACAGGACATATCCAAAGTCAGAACGATGGAAGCCCTCCTTCGGCGTGAGGCCGACGTGTCCAGTTCCATCACGGAAACGGCAAACGCCCTCATGATGGCGCTGGATCCGGAGGGCAAACTGATCTTTTTCAACCGCGCGGCCGAAGAAATCACCGGATACAATCGTGTCGAGGCAGCCGGCAAGGGATGGCTGGAAACGTTCGTTCCCGAAAGCGAACGTAAACGCGTATCCGCCAATGTGTCCCTTGAAGATCACTCGAACCGGATGGGGACCTTCCAATCCCTTCTTATGACGAGAGCCGGCGGTGAGCGCTTCATCAGCTGGAACAGCTCCGTCCTGGAAGACGCCTCCGGCCGACCATGGGGAATTCTTCTTATAGGTCTGGATCTTACGGACCAGAGAGTTCTCGAAGAGCACCTCTTTCAAGCGGAAAAGCTGTCTTCCATCGGTCAGCTTGTAGCGGGGGTCGCTCATGAATTGAACAACCCCCTGACGAGCATATTGGGCTTTGCCGAGCACCTGCAGGAACAGCCCGCGCTTCCCGATCAGGCCGTTCGGCCTTTGCAGATCATCTGTGAAGAAGCCCGGCGGTCGGCGGAACTAGTAAAGAGGTTGCTTACTTTCGCCCGACAGCACAAGACGGAGAGAGAGAGCTGCAACCTCAACGCCATCGTCAACACCATACTGGACATACAGCGGTATCAATTCAAGAAAAGCGGTTTGGTTCTGCTCAGGGAATTGGACCCCGGCCTGCCCCCAATCCACGCGGACCCCGTCCAGATCCAGCAGGTCATCGTGAATCTGGTGAGTAACGCCCTCGAAGCGCTGAGGGACGCCGAAATGGCGGACCGCCCGGGCATCGTCACCGTACGGACCCGGACCAGCGAGGAATATGTGATTTTAGAAGTGGAAGACAATGGTCCGGGTATTCCCGAGGAACACAGGAGAAAACTGTTCGATCCTTTCTTTACCACCAAGCCTCCCGGCAAGGGAACCGGTCTGGGATTGTCCATATCCTACGGAATCGTCAAGGAACACGGCGGGAACATTCACTGCCGGAATCTGCCGGGGGCGGGGGTTCGCTTCGTAGTCGAACTGCCCAGGGAAACCTCACCCTTTAAGGAACGCGAGGAAAGCCGGACCGACGATCAAGCCCTGATCGTTACGGACGACACGCTGCTGTCGGACCGGGTGAGGGACGTCCTCAAAGAAGAAAGCATTACCCTTCACGGGGTGGGATCCGTGAGCGCCGCCTTGACCTACCTTAAGTTGAACCCGGTACACCTGCTGATCGTGGACAACAAGATTCAGGGCGGAGAGGGCTTGCGAATATACGATCGGATCTTGGCCTCATACCCGAAGTTCCGGAATCGCACCCTGTTTCTGGCGAACGGTCTCCAAGAGGACCGCCACAAGAAGGTCGAACCCGAAGAAGGGGTCCTCCTGGCGAGTCCTTTTCAGCGCGTCGAACTCAAACGCGCGCTGCGCGAACTGTGCGGACGATTCGAGGATACGAGAGATGAACCTCAGAATACTGGTGATTGA
- a CDS encoding sigma-54-dependent Fis family transcriptional regulator: MNLRILVIDDEPHILELLAMRLSEWGHEVTAVSDGEQGLELLGSKPHDVVVTDLMMPGLSGVEVVKEVKQRFPGTEVLVITGFGTVGSAVEVMKAGAFDYLLKPLNFAHIKIILNKIEQSNALKSENERLSVQCEDLRQLVEDRYDFSGMIGHSPAMKAIFELVRTIGDVDSTVLITGETGAGKELLARTIHFNSIRKDGPFLALDCGAVPENLLESELFGHEKGAFTGAVGRKRGRFERAHGGTLFLDEIGNTTPTVQQKLLRVLQERAFERVGGEELLHVDVRVLAATNRNLEQDIEEERFRMDLFYRLNVIPLRLPPLRERKEDIPPLARHFLRKYAERFDRPAQSLSEDAVQQILSHSWPGNVRELENVIERAVILSKSPRITNVDLPISKTELPSPERLDTSKPLKSVKDEMVGKIEARYLKDVLAETSGNIQKTALRAGIDEKTLYTKMKIYHLTKEEFRR, from the coding sequence ATGAACCTCAGAATACTGGTGATTGACGACGAGCCGCATATCCTCGAGCTGCTTGCCATGCGATTGTCCGAGTGGGGACATGAAGTCACGGCGGTTTCGGACGGCGAGCAGGGTTTGGAGCTGCTGGGAAGCAAACCCCACGACGTCGTGGTCACCGACCTTATGATGCCGGGTCTGTCGGGCGTCGAAGTCGTAAAGGAAGTGAAACAACGGTTTCCCGGGACCGAGGTTCTCGTGATCACCGGATTCGGGACCGTCGGGTCGGCCGTGGAAGTGATGAAAGCCGGCGCTTTCGATTACCTTTTGAAGCCTCTGAACTTTGCGCATATTAAGATTATTTTGAACAAGATTGAGCAGTCCAACGCGCTTAAATCGGAAAACGAGCGCTTGTCCGTCCAATGCGAAGACTTGCGACAGCTTGTCGAGGATCGTTACGACTTTTCAGGCATGATAGGCCATAGTCCGGCCATGAAGGCCATCTTCGAACTCGTGCGCACCATCGGAGATGTGGACTCCACCGTGCTGATCACCGGTGAAACGGGCGCCGGGAAGGAACTGCTGGCCAGAACCATTCATTTCAACAGCATTCGCAAAGACGGCCCGTTCCTCGCCCTGGACTGCGGCGCCGTCCCTGAAAATCTCCTCGAAAGCGAGCTGTTCGGGCATGAGAAAGGCGCTTTTACCGGAGCCGTGGGCAGAAAGAGGGGGCGCTTCGAGCGGGCCCATGGGGGAACCTTGTTCCTGGACGAAATCGGGAACACCACCCCGACCGTTCAGCAGAAGCTGCTCCGCGTGCTCCAGGAACGGGCTTTCGAACGAGTGGGCGGTGAAGAACTTCTCCATGTGGACGTGCGGGTTTTGGCGGCCACGAATCGTAATCTCGAACAGGACATCGAGGAAGAACGATTCCGAATGGACCTCTTCTACCGTCTGAACGTCATTCCCCTGCGGCTGCCTCCTCTGAGGGAGCGGAAAGAAGACATTCCGCCGCTGGCCCGCCACTTCCTTCGAAAGTACGCGGAGCGCTTCGACAGGCCGGCCCAGTCCCTGAGCGAGGACGCCGTTCAACAGATTCTGTCGCACTCCTGGCCCGGCAATGTACGCGAATTGGAGAATGTCATCGAACGCGCGGTTATTCTTTCAAAAAGTCCACGGATTACGAATGTGGATCTCCCCATATCGAAAACGGAGTTGCCGAGTCCGGAAAGATTGGACACGTCCAAACCGCTCAAATCGGTCAAAGACGAGATGGTCGGTAAGATAGAGGCCCGGTATTTGAAAGACGTCTTGGCCGAAACATCCGGGAACATTCAGAAGACCGCCCTTCGCGCGGGCATCGACGAAAAAACGCTGTATACCAAAATGAAAATATACCACCTGACCAAAGAGGAATTCAGGAGATAG
- a CDS encoding MoxR family ATPase → MESNANPYRDRFLSIDQVQRGFEAAGYVCGRAIATTLYVGCHLNKPILVEGPAGVGKTELANVMAAYLGVPLIRLQCYEGLDESKALYEWKYGKQLLYTQILRDRMNDLVKGVDGLEAAMDRLHQYDDVFFSINFLEPRPLLKALQEKGGAVLLIDEVDKSDPEFEAFLLEILSDFQVSIPEIGTLKAASTPFVFLTSNNTREMSEALKRRCLHLYIPFPDPKIERAIVRMKVPAVPELLRSQLVSFIHQVRNLDLKKAPSVSETIDWARVLLLLHAEVLTPDLVQETLNVFLKFEQDVEVVTARIPELTLKSTREFPV, encoded by the coding sequence ATGGAATCGAATGCCAACCCCTATCGTGATCGTTTCTTGTCGATCGACCAGGTCCAACGGGGATTCGAGGCCGCCGGCTACGTCTGCGGCCGAGCCATCGCCACCACGTTGTACGTAGGATGTCATCTCAACAAACCCATCCTGGTCGAAGGACCCGCCGGAGTGGGAAAGACGGAACTCGCCAACGTCATGGCCGCGTACCTCGGCGTTCCCCTGATTCGGCTCCAATGCTACGAAGGTCTGGACGAATCCAAAGCGCTTTATGAATGGAAGTACGGGAAACAGCTGCTCTATACGCAGATACTCCGGGATCGGATGAACGACCTCGTCAAAGGGGTCGATGGTCTGGAAGCAGCCATGGATCGGCTGCATCAATACGACGACGTTTTCTTCTCGATCAACTTCCTCGAACCCCGCCCGCTGCTGAAAGCCCTTCAGGAAAAGGGCGGTGCGGTCCTGCTCATCGACGAGGTGGATAAGTCCGATCCGGAATTCGAGGCCTTCCTTTTGGAGATTCTGTCCGACTTCCAGGTCTCGATACCCGAAATCGGCACGTTGAAAGCCGCCTCGACGCCCTTCGTTTTTCTTACCAGCAACAACACGCGCGAAATGAGCGAAGCCCTTAAACGTCGCTGTCTTCATCTGTACATTCCTTTCCCGGATCCCAAGATCGAACGGGCCATTGTTCGCATGAAGGTTCCGGCCGTGCCGGAGCTGCTCCGGTCCCAACTCGTATCTTTCATCCACCAGGTCCGAAATCTCGACCTGAAAAAGGCGCCCTCCGTGAGTGAGACCATCGATTGGGCGCGTGTGCTGCTGTTACTCCATGCGGAGGTCCTGACGCCCGACCTCGTTCAGGAAACGTTGAACGTGTTTCTGAAATTCGAACAGGACGTTGAAGTCGTGACAGCCCGAATCCCGGAGTTGACGCTCAAATCGACGCGGGAATTCCCGGTATGA
- a CDS encoding VWA domain-containing protein — protein sequence MERTLIEFITALRRSGVRVSVSETLDAFRTAELVGYGNRERLKDALAAALAKSLAEKETFLSCFSRFFTRDDFSQSDWVFPDNDDLELREEDAPLTRMLLSGDLPGLSVSMMNASRSIDLTAIRFFTQKSFYVRKILNGMGLEQLEQDIRRLKKSDRPGSNEKGAALENARQMLFENVRDFVEKQYDLFARSVSDELIENYLKEIRLSNVERRDFQRMQAIIRRMVKRLQDRHSRRRKKAKKGRLDFRKTLRDNTVYQGPLFDLRWKTKRIERPDIVAICDLSRSVEAVARFMLLFLYSLNEAVARIRTFVFCSNLAEASPIFEEYGVEEALDRLLRGVGVPVMFGRTDYGQALRDFEDGWIDTVTKKTTVLVLGDARSNFGDPGTGVLKRIHRRCRRVLWLNPEPPSFWGTGDSEMKRYLPFCRPARECSTLNHLERVVDVLLTMPK from the coding sequence ATGGAAAGGACCCTGATCGAATTTATTACGGCGTTGCGCCGATCCGGGGTCCGGGTGTCCGTATCGGAGACCCTGGACGCCTTCCGTACGGCCGAGCTGGTCGGCTACGGGAATCGTGAACGCTTGAAAGACGCCCTGGCGGCCGCGCTTGCCAAATCCCTAGCCGAAAAAGAGACGTTCCTGTCCTGCTTTTCCCGCTTCTTCACCAGGGACGATTTCTCGCAATCGGACTGGGTCTTCCCCGACAACGACGACCTGGAACTCCGGGAAGAAGACGCCCCATTGACCCGGATGCTCCTCTCCGGAGACCTGCCCGGCCTGTCCGTATCCATGATGAATGCGTCCCGGAGCATCGACTTGACCGCCATTCGCTTCTTTACTCAAAAAAGCTTCTATGTACGAAAAATACTGAATGGGATGGGGCTGGAGCAGCTGGAACAGGATATCCGGAGATTGAAAAAAAGTGACCGGCCCGGTTCGAACGAGAAAGGAGCCGCCCTCGAGAACGCCCGGCAGATGCTGTTCGAAAACGTCCGGGATTTTGTCGAAAAGCAGTACGATCTGTTCGCCCGATCCGTTTCCGACGAGCTCATCGAAAACTACCTGAAAGAGATCAGACTGTCCAACGTCGAACGCAGAGACTTTCAGCGGATGCAGGCGATCATCCGGAGGATGGTCAAGCGCCTGCAGGACCGGCACTCGAGGCGACGCAAGAAAGCCAAGAAAGGCCGGCTGGACTTCAGAAAGACGCTCCGGGATAACACCGTGTACCAGGGCCCTTTGTTCGATCTCCGATGGAAAACCAAGAGAATCGAACGTCCGGACATCGTGGCCATTTGCGATCTGAGCCGTTCGGTGGAAGCGGTCGCCCGATTCATGCTCCTGTTTCTCTACAGCCTGAACGAGGCCGTGGCCCGCATCCGCACCTTTGTATTCTGTTCCAACCTTGCGGAAGCAAGTCCGATCTTCGAGGAATATGGGGTGGAAGAGGCCCTCGACCGGTTGCTTCGGGGAGTCGGAGTTCCCGTCATGTTCGGCAGAACGGACTACGGCCAGGCCCTGAGGGATTTCGAGGACGGCTGGATCGACACCGTTACCAAGAAGACCACGGTGCTCGTGCTGGGCGACGCCCGAAGCAATTTCGGCGATCCCGGAACGGGCGTACTGAAGCGGATCCACCGGCGGTGCAGACGCGTGCTCTGGCTGAACCCCGAGCCCCCGTCGTTCTGGGGCACGGGAGATTCGGAAATGAAGCGGTACCTGCCCTTCTGCCGGCCGGCGAGAGAATGCAGCACCTTGAACCACCTGGAACGGGTGGTGGATGTCCTGCTCACGATGCCGAAATGA
- a CDS encoding class I SAM-dependent methyltransferase — translation MNLEHESLSSHSDQEAAELLVDFLWLFRGKPLPGPVLDLACGDCRNGIEAARLGHAVHCCDVSREALSRAESLARTYGVSIEIHQVDLEQGDPPIPAEETYGAVLVFRYLYRPLFPCIRKALKPGGVLIYETFTVDQARFGKPRNPDFLLKPGELRDAFRDWEVLHYFEGIKSNPDRAVAQLVCRKPDA, via the coding sequence ATGAACTTGGAACACGAAAGCCTTTCGTCTCATTCCGATCAGGAGGCGGCGGAGCTTCTGGTCGATTTTCTTTGGCTGTTTCGCGGGAAGCCGCTTCCCGGTCCGGTGCTGGATCTGGCCTGCGGGGACTGCCGGAACGGCATCGAGGCGGCCCGCCTGGGACACGCCGTGCATTGCTGCGATGTCTCGAGGGAGGCGTTGTCCAGGGCTGAATCGCTTGCTCGAACCTACGGCGTTTCCATTGAAATTCACCAGGTCGATTTGGAACAGGGAGACCCTCCGATTCCGGCCGAGGAGACCTACGGAGCCGTATTGGTGTTTAGATACCTATATCGTCCTCTGTTTCCCTGCATCCGAAAGGCGCTGAAGCCCGGCGGCGTGCTGATCTACGAGACCTTCACCGTGGACCAGGCCCGCTTCGGCAAACCGCGCAATCCCGATTTCCTGCTGAAACCAGGTGAACTCCGAGACGCGTTCCGGGACTGGGAAGTGCTGCACTATTTCGAAGGCATCAAGAGCAACCCCGACCGGGCCGTGGCCCAGTTGGTGTGCCGGAAACCGGATGCATAG
- the rtcA gene encoding RNA 3'-phosphate cyclase, whose product MIAIDGSTYSGSGTILRYGVALSSLTGEPLRVFNIRARRDKPGLRPQHLQAVRACARLSNGQLQGDEVGSREIVYHPGRTISGGSFDWDIGTAGSATMLSFTLIPLALFAEKTCRFTITGGLFQDFAPTCFHMQHALIPLVRRMGGEIGLTMLRPGYVPKGQGKIQLDVRPVTSTLDPLRLTQPGTFNRVEGMALSSHLASQRVSERMAEKCVALLDRAGLVGAIQTMDDDSAVQRGAALCLWAESDTGALIGADQAGKRGRRSESIAGNVVRNLLEDIRSGGAVDRHLADQLILFAALAEGASAIGIPAVTDHVESNRWLVERILGARTDLKDHLLEIEGVGLRPGGSGR is encoded by the coding sequence ATGATCGCCATCGACGGCTCGACCTATTCCGGAAGCGGAACCATCCTGCGTTACGGGGTGGCCCTCTCTTCACTGACGGGGGAACCTCTGCGCGTATTCAACATCCGGGCTCGAAGGGACAAACCCGGTCTCCGCCCCCAGCACCTTCAGGCCGTACGCGCCTGCGCCCGGCTGTCGAACGGACAATTGCAGGGGGACGAAGTGGGGTCCCGCGAGATCGTCTACCATCCGGGCCGGACGATTTCAGGCGGATCCTTCGACTGGGACATCGGCACGGCCGGGTCCGCCACCATGCTATCATTTACCCTGATTCCTCTTGCGCTTTTTGCAGAGAAGACGTGCCGGTTCACGATTACGGGAGGCCTGTTCCAGGATTTCGCGCCTACGTGTTTCCATATGCAGCATGCGCTCATACCCCTGGTGCGGCGAATGGGGGGCGAGATTGGTCTGACCATGCTTCGCCCGGGGTACGTGCCCAAAGGGCAGGGCAAGATTCAGCTCGACGTTCGCCCGGTGACGAGTACACTCGATCCGCTTCGGCTGACCCAGCCGGGAACGTTCAACCGTGTCGAGGGCATGGCCCTGTCCTCGCATCTCGCATCGCAGCGGGTAAGCGAGCGCATGGCGGAAAAGTGTGTCGCTCTGCTCGATCGGGCAGGACTTGTGGGTGCGATCCAAACGATGGACGACGATTCGGCCGTGCAAAGAGGCGCGGCCTTGTGTTTATGGGCGGAGAGCGATACCGGCGCGCTGATAGGCGCCGATCAGGCGGGTAAACGGGGAAGGAGATCCGAATCCATTGCCGGGAATGTGGTCCGGAACCTGTTGGAAGATATCCGGTCCGGTGGCGCGGTGGACAGGCACCTGGCGGACCAGCTCATACTCTTTGCGGCTTTGGCGGAAGGCGCGTCTGCAATCGGCATCCCCGCGGTCACGGACCATGTGGAATCCAATCGCTGGCTGGTCGAACGCATCCTGGGCGCCCGGACGGACCTCAAGGACCATCTGCTCGAGATCGAGGGCGTGGGCCTTCGGCCCGGCGGGTCAGGGAGATGA
- a CDS encoding host-nuclease inhibitor Gam family protein yields MPRNKPAPAVLIRDLSEANQVLKEMCRLQTGLEEIDREVRDRIDALKSDALTKATPLRQRLQELEAGLNLFAACERERLFRERRTVQLVFGAFGWRRSIRINPQPKWTWAKVLDRVRSLGLVEAVRVREDLDREALHRWSDEKLMEVGAGRMELETFWYELSRDSVSDKLALSA; encoded by the coding sequence ATGCCCCGTAACAAACCGGCTCCGGCCGTCCTCATTCGTGATCTGAGCGAAGCGAATCAGGTACTGAAAGAGATGTGTCGTTTGCAGACCGGGCTCGAGGAGATCGACCGGGAGGTTCGCGATCGCATCGACGCACTCAAGTCCGACGCCCTAACCAAAGCCACCCCATTGAGACAGCGATTGCAGGAACTCGAAGCCGGTCTCAACCTGTTCGCCGCCTGCGAACGTGAACGTCTCTTCCGCGAACGGCGCACCGTACAGCTCGTTTTCGGAGCGTTCGGCTGGAGGAGATCCATCCGGATCAACCCGCAGCCCAAGTGGACCTGGGCGAAAGTGCTCGACCGCGTCAGAAGCTTGGGTCTCGTCGAGGCCGTGCGCGTTCGGGAGGATTTAGACCGCGAAGCCCTGCATCGTTGGAGCGATGAGAAACTGATGGAAGTGGGAGCCGGAAGGATGGAACTCGAAACCTTCTGGTATGAACTGAGCCGGGATTCCGTTTCGGACAAACTGGCCCTGTCGGCCTGA
- a CDS encoding helix-turn-helix transcriptional regulator — protein sequence MAWKGSGLTQQEFADRIGIEKSTFNNYIIGKRVPKTTTLLRLNTIFHVRPGWMLTGKGSMYEEGPKGDDRFFFVPLMESRVTAGPEGELLCEEISDEYPFQQWWIQKLVGKDPQRQKALCLVRVRGDSMIPTINPNETILVDTSENERSQIRPGKIYLVRQPDGGVSVKRLVLNEKPGRPSLISMSDNPSFQPFEIELEGDKGVTYYVLGRVRWVGKEID from the coding sequence ATGGCCTGGAAAGGATCCGGGTTGACCCAACAGGAGTTCGCCGACCGCATCGGTATCGAGAAGTCTACATTTAACAACTACATTATAGGCAAACGTGTACCTAAAACCACGACCTTATTACGTTTGAATACCATTTTCCATGTCCGTCCCGGATGGATGCTGACCGGAAAAGGCTCCATGTACGAGGAAGGACCCAAGGGCGACGACCGGTTCTTCTTTGTCCCGCTCATGGAATCCCGGGTTACGGCCGGTCCTGAGGGGGAGTTGCTGTGCGAGGAGATCTCCGACGAGTACCCCTTTCAGCAATGGTGGATTCAGAAACTGGTGGGCAAGGACCCCCAGCGGCAGAAAGCCCTCTGTCTGGTCCGGGTGCGGGGCGATTCCATGATCCCCACCATCAACCCCAATGAAACGATTCTGGTGGACACCAGTGAAAACGAACGGTCCCAGATTCGACCCGGGAAAATATACCTCGTCCGGCAGCCGGATGGGGGAGTGTCCGTGAAACGGCTGGTGCTCAACGAGAAGCCGGGACGTCCGTCCCTGATTTCCATGTCCGACAACCCGTCCTTCCAGCCCTTCGAAATCGAACTGGAGGGAGATAAAGGCGTGACCTATTACGTGCTCGGCAGGGTTCGGTGGGTGGGCAAAGAGATCGACTGA
- a CDS encoding alpha/beta fold hydrolase — protein sequence MGLAGQLVAWPVEFCEKLVARGHFVIRFDNRDVGLSTKMEDAGLPRVMAALGQYRNGRPVNAPYTLSDMALDAIGLMDALGIERAHVCGLSMGGMIVQTMAGTHPERVRSLISMECGTGDPTLPPPSPEAIRAMMSPPPQDRTGNIEHMVGVMRAFSGGSPLFDANVERHAAELSYDRSFYPVGFARQLTAIYASGNRTQQLGSVSAPTLVIHGAADPLAPLEHGKATAAAINGAKLFVIQGLGHGISYPALWDTIVDEIAAHTARAS from the coding sequence ATGGGGCTTGCCGGCCAATTGGTGGCTTGGCCCGTTGAATTCTGTGAAAAGCTGGTCGCGAGAGGTCATTTTGTCATTCGTTTTGACAACCGCGACGTAGGACTTTCCACGAAAATGGAGGATGCCGGTCTGCCCAGGGTTATGGCCGCCCTGGGCCAATACAGGAACGGCCGGCCGGTGAATGCGCCTTACACCCTGTCCGACATGGCCTTGGACGCTATTGGATTGATGGACGCCCTGGGGATCGAGAGGGCCCACGTCTGCGGCCTGTCCATGGGCGGGATGATCGTACAGACCATGGCCGGCACTCACCCGGAACGGGTCCGGAGCCTCATTTCCATGGAATGCGGCACGGGCGATCCCACGCTGCCTCCTCCGTCCCCCGAGGCCATACGGGCCATGATGAGCCCGCCGCCGCAGGATCGAACCGGCAACATCGAGCACATGGTGGGCGTCATGCGAGCCTTTTCCGGTGGGTCGCCATTGTTTGACGCAAACGTGGAACGCCATGCGGCGGAACTGTCCTACGACCGGTCTTTCTACCCGGTCGGCTTTGCCCGCCAATTGACGGCCATATACGCTTCTGGAAATCGCACGCAGCAACTCGGCTCGGTGAGCGCCCCTACGTTGGTGATTCACGGGGCGGCCGATCCTCTGGCGCCCCTCGAGCACGGCAAAGCCACGGCTGCCGCCATAAACGGCGCCAAACTGTTCGTGATTCAAGGCCTGGGCCACGGCATTTCTTATCCCGCGCTATGGGATACGATAGTGGATGAGATAGCGGCGCATACGGCAAGGGCTTCCTGA